A section of the Sporanaerobacter acetigenes DSM 13106 genome encodes:
- a CDS encoding L,D-transpeptidase produces MLNNILKRTGAIIIIFLLSCNVCYGETLENEDILKNYIGKEFNAKQLDERYALLRFQAENNIIVNPIIGDDTKKALEETEKKVIDTIPKEMEKAEWFIVINKTKKILTVYNKGEVYKKYPVALGKSKTPTPDYKFTIVNKTQNPYWGGMGGKYKPIKGGAPNNPLGKRWLGLSTEKHKGYGIHGNSSPFSIGEYISHGCIRMINQDVEELYEYIPIKTKVWIGTEEVLKKWGIEQNIQYEKLEEVCDNNE; encoded by the coding sequence ATGTTAAATAATATTCTAAAGAGAACGGGAGCAATCATAATTATTTTTTTGTTGTCCTGTAATGTTTGTTATGGAGAAACTTTAGAAAATGAAGATATATTAAAGAACTATATTGGAAAAGAATTTAATGCCAAACAGCTGGATGAGAGATATGCATTATTGAGATTTCAAGCAGAAAATAATATAATTGTAAATCCAATTATTGGAGATGATACCAAAAAGGCATTGGAAGAAACAGAAAAAAAGGTTATAGATACAATTCCAAAAGAGATGGAGAAAGCTGAATGGTTCATTGTCATAAATAAAACTAAAAAGATATTGACGGTATATAACAAGGGAGAAGTATATAAAAAATACCCAGTGGCATTGGGAAAATCCAAAACTCCAACTCCAGATTATAAATTCACTATAGTTAATAAAACCCAAAATCCTTACTGGGGAGGAATGGGTGGCAAGTATAAGCCTATAAAAGGTGGAGCACCTAACAACCCTCTAGGAAAGCGATGGTTAGGTCTTTCCACTGAGAAACACAAGGGCTATGGCATACATGGAAATTCATCTCCTTTTTCCATTGGAGAATATATATCTCATGGATGTATTAGAATGATAAATCAAGATGTAGAAGAATTATATGAATATATACCTATAAAAACAAAAGTATGGATTGGGACGGAAGAAGTACTTAAAAAATGGGGTATTGAGCAAAATATTCAGTATGAAAAATTGGAAGAAGTTTGCGATAACAATGAATAG